In Pseudomonas fluorescens, the following are encoded in one genomic region:
- a CDS encoding deoxyguanosinetriphosphate triphosphohydrolase, with the protein MDWHTLLTRERLGKPLHSPEELGRSPFHKDHDRIIFSGAFRRLGRKTQVHPVSSNDHIHTRLTHSLEVSCVGRSLGMRVGETIRSTLPDWCEPSDLGMVVQSACLAHDIGNPPFGHSGEDAIRHWFQQAAGRGWLDAMSEAERNDFLNFEGNAQGFRVLTQLEYHQFDGGTRLTYATLGTYLKYPWTARHADSLGYKKHKFGCYQSELPLLEQIAHKLGLPQLEDQRWARHPLVYLMEAADDICYALIDLEDGLEMELLEYAEVESLLLGLVGDDLPETYRQLGPGDSRRRKLAILRGKAIEHLTNAAARAFVEQQEALLAGTLPGDLVEHMHGPAKRCVLNAKDMARKKIFQDKRKTLHEIGAYTTLEILLNAFCGAALEQHNGRTPSFKSRRILDLLGNNAPDPHGPLHTSFLRMIDFIAGMTDSYASDMALEMTGRASH; encoded by the coding sequence TTGGATTGGCACACCCTGCTTACCCGCGAACGCCTCGGAAAACCTCTGCACAGCCCTGAAGAACTCGGCCGCAGCCCTTTTCACAAAGACCACGACCGCATCATTTTCTCGGGGGCTTTTCGTCGCCTCGGGCGCAAGACCCAGGTCCATCCGGTGTCCAGCAATGATCACATTCATACGCGCCTGACCCATTCACTGGAAGTCAGTTGCGTGGGTCGCTCACTGGGCATGCGGGTCGGCGAAACCATCCGCAGCACCCTGCCCGACTGGTGCGAACCCAGCGACTTGGGGATGGTGGTGCAATCGGCTTGCCTGGCACACGACATCGGCAACCCGCCTTTCGGCCATTCCGGTGAAGACGCGATCCGTCACTGGTTCCAGCAAGCCGCCGGCCGTGGCTGGCTGGATGCAATGAGTGAAGCCGAGCGCAATGACTTCCTGAATTTCGAAGGCAATGCCCAAGGCTTTCGGGTACTCACTCAACTGGAGTATCACCAGTTCGACGGCGGCACCCGACTGACGTATGCAACGCTGGGCACGTACCTGAAGTATCCATGGACGGCCAGGCACGCCGACTCGCTGGGATACAAGAAACACAAGTTCGGGTGTTATCAGAGCGAGCTGCCGCTGCTGGAACAGATCGCCCATAAACTCGGCCTGCCACAACTGGAGGACCAACGCTGGGCGCGGCATCCGCTGGTGTACCTGATGGAGGCCGCCGACGACATCTGCTATGCGCTGATCGACCTGGAAGACGGCCTGGAAATGGAGTTGCTGGAATACGCCGAAGTCGAGTCCCTGCTGCTGGGACTGGTGGGCGATGACTTGCCGGAGACCTACCGCCAGCTCGGTCCCGGCGATTCGCGCCGACGCAAACTGGCGATCCTGCGCGGCAAAGCCATCGAGCACTTGACCAATGCCGCGGCCCGCGCCTTCGTCGAGCAACAGGAGGCGCTGCTGGCCGGTACACTACCCGGCGATCTGGTGGAACACATGCACGGTCCCGCCAAGCGTTGCGTGCTGAATGCCAAGGACATGGCCCGCAAGAAGATCTTCCAGGACAAGCGCAAGACCCTGCACGAGATCGGCGCCTACACCACGCTGGAAATCCTGCTCAACGCCTTTTGCGGTGCAGCACTGGAGCAGCACAACGGTCGGACCCCGTCATTCAAGAGCCGCCGCATCCTTGACCTGCTGGGTAACAATGCACCCGATCCTCACGGCCCGTTGCACACTTCGTTTTTGCGCATGATTGATTTCATCGCCGGCATGACCGACAGCTATGCCAGTGACATGGCCTTGGAAATGACCGGCCGCGCCAGCCACTGA